TCAACTGAAAAAATCCCAAACCATGTCCTGACCGAATGCATCAAATATAGAATTATACGGATTATATATATGTATTATCTGTTCCAGGTGGGTCAGAGGATGTCAAAATCTTCGTCGTCATCGAACTCGATATCCAGCACATCCAGCACCCTGGAATGACCGTTCGCATTATAGCAGCGCCATGAACGCATATTATACGGTGCACCAACAATGATGTGGTAATCTCCTATCCTGGCAAATAGTGCAAGGTCGGCCCTTGAAGGGTTGGTGTTGGATGATGGGTGACTGTGAACAGAACCTGCGATGCTGAGATTGGGCATCATGTATAATCTCAAAACGGCGCTGACCTGTGATGATTCTGTGCCGGGCAGGAATATCACATCCTTGATGACACCTTCCTCAGCCCGCATCAACCCTGCAAACTCATTAGGTGCCGATGAACGGGAAACCTCAATAATGAACTTCAGGGTCGACCTGGCTATACCTTTAATATCAGGAATTACCGGCACCTCCCGCAAAGCTACAGGGTAATACCTGTGATAATATCCCTGTTAAAATCAAACAACTGGTAGCTGTCATTTTTGTGTATCATAGTCAGGCATTTATCATCAGTGATCTCACCGATTATGCAGGCGGTAATACCCACTTCTTCGAACAGTTCGATACAGCGACTGGCATTTTCAGGTGCGGCTGTCACAATATATCCAGTGGCAGGATATATCTTGAGCCACTGGATAAAGTCCACTCCATCAGGCACAGGTATCTTTTCCAGGTCCACTGCCGCACCCTTATGACTGGTCTCAAGCAACATACCCAGTGTACCAAGGGTGCCCGGATTGCTGATATCCTTGCCTGAATTGACGACATGCGCCTCGCCTATGGTCTGCATTACCAGGTATTTCTCCCTGACTTCGGCAGGGCTCTTCATTGTGGTGGTGTCCCAGCTGTACGGAGAATTTGGGCCCACCTGGCCTTCCATATCGTAGGCCACGATGATCACATCCCCGGTCTTTGCGGTATCGCTGCGTATAATGCAGTCCTTTTTAGCTGTGCCCACAATGGCCACAGACAGCGATGTATGTGGTGTGTCAGGATGTAGGTGTCCGCCCACCATCGGGATGCCAAACTTGGAGATGCCTGCTTTGATGCCGTTTAGCAGTTCCAGACATGCTTTTTTCTTGCTGCTGGCAAGTACATTGACCATACCCAGCGGCCTGCCGCCCATGGCAGAGATGTCATTGACGTTGACCAGTACCGAACTGTAGCCTGCCCACCAGGGACTGGCATCCAGGAGCCGACCCCATATCCCGTCGGCTGCGAACAGTACCACATCATCGGTGCCTGCATCAAGGACTGCTGCATCGTCCCCGAAATCTACTATACAGTCCCCGTATTCTTCGCGTACTGTCTCGAAGATGTTGACAATATCTGCTATGGGTTTCTTTCGTGTGATTCCTTCAAAGGTGCGGAGTTCGTGTGCGATCTTTTCAAGGTCCAGTAGTCATTCCTCCTGGCAGTGATGTTGAGAATATTGTTTATGCTACAAATACATAATGGAGTGTGTGTTTAAGTTTATGCTGCTCAAATACTAAGAGAGGGATCATGTCAAAATTTAAAAAGATCTTTTTGGTAACTGACGGGGGCTCAAGGGGTAACCCCGGCCCGTCCGCTATTGGATACGGCATCTATGACCAGGACTGGAATGCTATCGAGGAGAAGTCTGAATATATCGGGAAGGGCACCAACAACGAGGCTGAATACCGGGCGCTGGTCACTGCACTGGAGCGGGCGGCGCGCTACTGCAAGGATGATGTGGAGCATTATAGTGACAGCGAACTGCTGGTCAGGCAGTTGAACGGGCAGTACCGGGTAAAGGCCGTGAATTTAAAGCCGCTGTTCGGTAAGGTGTCGACGGTAAGCAAGAAATTCGGCTCTGTCAAACACCATCATGTTCGGCGGACAGACAAGCGGCTGGCAAAGATTGACGGGCTGGTGAATGATGCGCTGGATGGGGCTGGGTATTGATGTAAACCGGGTATATACCCTATCAGTCATTTTTTCGCAATATTTGCATCACGATCAACAAGACTGAAACGCCTGCAAATAAACTAAATGCAGGAATTCCGTTCTTTTCAGTTGGTGCCTGGACCTGTTGTTTCTTTGCAGTCTCTGTTGGCTCTACAATAATACCTTCACCCCCGGATTCTCCCATAGCCTTCTTACCTGTTATTGCAAAGGGTGAGAATCCAGGCACTTTTGTCTCAAAGTATAAATACTCTGCATCTTCTCCTATCCTATATGTCTCAAGTGGATTCCATATTCCATCACTGTACCGATTCAATGAAATCGTGGACTTACTGATATTGTTATCAATGATCCAGGACTTCTCTACTTTGAAATTTATAATGGGGTTAGCAATGTTCTCTGAGGTCGCCCAGTCGAGATTTCCAACCCAGATATTCAGGTTCTTATACACTATATCCGATGGTGCACTATCTGCCAATGTAGAGGTGTTGTTCAATATCTCGACCTTTGCAGCAATTTTGCCTGAATTTTTTAGACCAGTGAAATTGA
The window above is part of the ANME-2 cluster archaeon genome. Proteins encoded here:
- a CDS encoding metal-dependent protease of the PAD1/JAB1 superfamily → MPDIKGIARSTLKFIIEVSRSSAPNEFAGLMRAEEGVIKDVIFLPGTESSQVSAVLRLYMMPNLSIAGSVHSHPSSNTNPSRADLALFARIGDYHIIVGAPYNMRSWRCYNANGHSRVLDVLDIEFDDDEDFDIL
- a CDS encoding methanogenesis marker 2 protein, which translates into the protein MDLEKIAHELRTFEGITRKKPIADIVNIFETVREEYGDCIVDFGDDAAVLDAGTDDVVLFAADGIWGRLLDASPWWAGYSSVLVNVNDISAMGGRPLGMVNVLASSKKKACLELLNGIKAGISKFGIPMVGGHLHPDTPHTSLSVAIVGTAKKDCIIRSDTAKTGDVIIVAYDMEGQVGPNSPYSWDTTTMKSPAEVREKYLVMQTIGEAHVVNSGKDISNPGTLGTLGMLLETSHKGAAVDLEKIPVPDGVDFIQWLKIYPATGYIVTAAPENASRCIELFEEVGITACIIGEITDDKCLTMIHKNDSYQLFDFNRDIITGITL
- a CDS encoding ribonuclease HI family protein → MSKFKKIFLVTDGGSRGNPGPSAIGYGIYDQDWNAIEEKSEYIGKGTNNEAEYRALVTALERAARYCKDDVEHYSDSELLVRQLNGQYRVKAVNLKPLFGKVSTVSKKFGSVKHHHVRRTDKRLAKIDGLVNDALDGAGY
- a CDS encoding PGF-pre-PGF domain-containing protein yields the protein MELTVPSASVVRMNWNVEAVPKDIPVIMNTGTAQINMKSQDYTTFETGTYSLEVITQIPQTPNGGGGGAGSGGSGEAFKNILISETKREYVNKGSIVSYNFDFEGNIVQYLNFTGLKNSGKIAAKVEILNNTSTLADSAPSDIVYKNLNIWVGNLDWATSENIANPIINFKVEKSWIIDNNISKSTISLNRYSDGIWNPLETYRIGEDAEYLYFETKVPGFSPFAITGKKAMGESGGEGIIVEPTETAKKQQVQAPTEKNGIPAFSLFAGVSVLLIVMQILRKND